The following are from one region of the Phaseolus vulgaris cultivar G19833 unplaced genomic scaffold, P. vulgaris v2.0 scaffold_68, whole genome shotgun sequence genome:
- the LOC137817451 gene encoding uncharacterized protein produces MEAATLGGSQVAQVEAEEEGMITPRESGIARAVIASEGRPHPAEGWVEVDIRGKKFKLGGSLGEEERGLIERHMGAFAWSASDMPGIDLDFLCHRLSMDPKVRPVRQRRRKFNEEKRKVIHDEAQKLLAAGHIREIQYPEWLANAVLVQKPNDKWRMCVDFNDLNKACPKDSYPLPSIDALVDSASGGKLLSFLDAFSGYNQIRMHPRDECKTAFMTERSWYCYKVMPFGLKNAGATYQRLMDRVLSPMLGRNVHAYVDDMVVTSREKEHHVADLEELFTTIARSAHPKGAKETRRSGKDGQVGGGIVRVRHSVRALRTDKGAGVRRFCGRAVVGRDTFGSVRFQMGIISGRLFQSAGKRRWVTGQVTGEFQAKDPQMAAYLEYVQLLKTSFTEFELVHVPREQNARADLLAKLASSGKGGKQRTVIQETLKVPRAFVSDNQICVYGEQCTRLMSELHEGVCGSHVGGRALASRILRAGYYWPTLKEDCVSTHETPFSLVYGTDAMIPVEIQESSPRFLNFIAEESNEEQKVNLDLLDEVREEARVNAEAVKRRVERRHNSKVRLRRFQEGDLVMRKAHQNEMENKLPPKWTGPYRVVEALENGAYRLETLDGGAIPRTWNATHLKFYFS; encoded by the exons ATGGAGGCTGCTACgctggggggctcccaggtagctcagGTGGAAGCAGAGGAGGAGGGcatgatcactcctcgcgagtcagggatcgcgagggcggtcatcgccagcgagGGAAGACCCCACCCAGCTGAGGGGTGGGTAGAAGTAGATATAAGGGGGAAAAAGTTCAAGTTGGGAGGATCGCTCGGCGAAGAAGAGCGAGGGTTGATCGAGAGGCACATGGGCGCGTTCGCATGGTCAGCAtctgacatgccaggaatcgacctcGACTTCCTTTGCCATCGCCTGTCGATGGATCCTAAAGTCCGACCTGTGCGgcagaggcgaaggaaattcaacgaagagaagaggaaagtgatccatgacgaagcgcagaagctccttgccgcagggcacatcagggagatccagtacccagaGTGGCTAGCGAACGCGGTACTGGTTCAGAAGCCAAACgacaagtggaggatgtgtgtggacttcaatgacctcaacaaggcatgccccaaagattccTACCCTCTACCCAGCATAGACGCTCTGGTGGATAGCGCGTCAGGGGGGAAGCTACtcagtttcttggatgcattctcgggatacaaccagatcagaaTGCACCCCAGGGATGAATGCAAGACAGCATTCATGACTGAACGGTCTTGGtactgctacaaggtaatgccgttcgggctgaagaacgcgggggctacCTATCAGCGActtatggatagggtgctctcgcccatgcttggAAGAAACGTGcatgcatatgtagatgacatggtggtcacatcCCGAGAAAAGGAGCATCATGTGGCCGATCTGGAGGAATtattcaccaccatcgccag atctgcccatccaaaaggtgCTAAAGAAACCAGAcgtagcgggaaggatggtcaagtgggcggtggaattgtcagagttcgacattcagtacgagccctgAGGACCGataaaggggcaggtgttcgccgattttgtggtcgagctgtcgtcgGTCGCGACACCTTCGGAAGCGTTAGATTTCAGATGGGTATTATCAGTGGACGGCTCTtccaatcagcagggaagcggcgctggg tcaccgggcaagttacaggggagttccaggcgaaagatccccagatggcagcttaCCTAGAGTAcgtacagctcctgaagacgtccttcaccgagtttgaacTGGTTCATGTGccgagagagcaaaatgccagagcagacctgcttgccaagctggccagctcaggcaaggggggaaagcagaggaccgtcattcaggagaccttgaaggtaccgcgagcgttcgtgtcagacaaccag atctgcgtgTATGGCGAGCAATGCACTAGGCTTATGTCAGAGCtacacgagggggtgtgcggaagtcATGTGGgcggtcgcgctttggcaagtaggatcctccgcgcagggtactactggccaacgctgaaggaagactgcgtgag cacccatgagacaccctttagccttgtctacgggacggatgccatgattcccgtggagatacaggagagctcccccaggtttttgaatttcattgccgaagaatccaatgaagagcAAAAAGTGAATCTCGACCtactagacgaagtgcgagaagaagccagagttaATGCTGAAGCCGTcaagagaagagtagaacggaggcacaactccaaggtgaggctcaggcgcttccaggaaggtgatctggtgatgagaaaggcgcatcagaatgagatggaaaacaagctgcctccaaagtggacaggcccatATAGGGTGGTTGAGGCATTGGAGAATGGAGCTTATCGGCTGGAGACTCTGGacggaggagcaatccccagaacgtggaacgccacccacttgaaattttatttcagttaa
- the LOC137817450 gene encoding uncharacterized protein, with product MAQVLEMMRALQDNVAASRAEQEKMQAELAASQSRNDELNRVNEELRRALQTPKERAVGEGMSMPPSPPRAFPMPFSPEIMQTIVPPNLVGVKASFTGVEDPEAHLTAFHTQMMLSGGSDAVYCKMFMSTLSGIAMEWFVSLSEAHITSFHQFSKLFTEQYIVNRAPSVVSYDLFDVRQYQGESLKDYLNRFGAQVVRLPSKNEDMLVHAFKKGVLPGPFSESLIRSHPSTFAEIWRRAVAHIVAETEVSEKRGSAAPLKPRGGQGKQQQHTRVHEAKEGKKVQGKPRPYAPRKDQGRGRVRENNAPPRYDFMVGLADLIALPAIAARLRVPEKTDKVLGRKKNEWCEFHQAFGHTLHSCLALGHQLAELVKSDFLADYLREAPSDRASSQAGEQQHEIPVHGEVQTIAGGFSGGDAPHHKEEGMLDR from the coding sequence ATGGCCCAGGTCCTGGAGAtgatgcgtgcgctgcaggacAATGTCGCAGCGTCGAGAGCTGAACAAGAGAAGATGCAGGCGGAGTTGGCTGCATCGCAGAGTAGGAACGATGAGCTGAATCGCGTTAATGAGGAGTTGAGAAGGGCGTTACAGACGCCGAAGGAACGCGCAGTTGGAGAAGGGATGTCGATGCCACCATCGCCTCCGAGAGCGTTCCCTATGCCGttctcccctgaaatcatgCAAACCATTGTACCTCCCAACCTAGTGGGAGTAAAGGCGTCGTTCACAGGGGTAGAAGATCCAGAAGCACAtttgacggcgttccacactcagatgatgctgtctgggggctcagatgccgtgtattgcaagatgttcatgagcacactgagTGGAATCGCCATGGAATGGTTCGTAAGTCTGTCAGAGGCTCATATCACGTCCTTCCAtcagttttcaaagcttttcactgagcagtacatcgttaaCAGAGCACCTTCAGTGGTGTcgtacgatctgttcgatgtaCGCCAGTAtcaaggtgagtcgctgaaagactacctcaaccgctttggagcccaagtggttagattgcccagcaagaacgaggatatgctggtgcatgcgtttaagaagggagtgttgCCTGGTCCTTTCAGTGAGTCACTCATCAgaagccatcccagcaccttcgCGGAAATCTGGCgacgcgcggtggcgcacatagtggcagagacagaggtttctgagaaaagaggaagtgctgcaccgCTGAAGCCGCGTGGTGGACAGGGGAAGCAACAGCAGCAcacgagggtgcatgaggcaaagGAGGGAAAGAAGGTGCAGGGGAAACCTCGTCCTTATGCACCCAGGAAGGACCAGGGCAGGGGGCGTGTAAGGGAGAACAATGCACCCCCAAGATACGATTTCATGGtagggttggcggatctgatcgcccttCCTGCCATAGCCGCGAGActccgagtaccagagaagacagacaaGGTACTAGGGAGGAAAAAGAAcgagtggtgtgagttccaccaagcctTTGGTCACACACTCcactcctgtttggcgttggggCACCAGCTGGCGGAGTTGGTAAAGTCTGatttcctagcagattacctgcgggaGGCGCCGAGTGATCGCGCGTCGTCCCAGGCAGGAGAGCAACAACATGAaatccctgtgcatggggaggTGCAGACGATTGCGGGGGGCTTCTCCGGTggggatgcaccgcatcacaaagAAGAAGGTATGCTCGATCGGTAA